A stretch of the Jeotgalibacillus haloalkalitolerans genome encodes the following:
- a CDS encoding STAS domain-containing protein, translating to MAETHLEPTLKNLTDTILDQRVELARTITEKQNKRYERLEAFADDLLEFRIELVTLYGEALSMSKDEREERIESWGTKTGRACAEMGISLDSMLKEVPEYRAAIGEIIKETAITYDYPISKLYEVLTVLDRTVDDVVYYFCLPFVEVQTASLQASQEQMLEMSVPVVPIDAGVAVLPLVGTIDTHRAKLIMEESLTKCLDLNVSEFVIDLSGVAMVDTFVAHKLFQVIDSLKLIGVKPKISGISPEMAQTIVQLGLNFSDVPSYATLKSALKEIGFEQRLS from the coding sequence ATGGCTGAAACACACCTCGAACCAACCTTGAAAAACTTAACTGATACGATCCTGGATCAACGAGTTGAACTGGCAAGGACGATTACTGAAAAACAGAATAAACGTTATGAACGGCTTGAAGCTTTCGCCGATGACCTGCTTGAATTCCGTATAGAACTGGTGACACTTTATGGAGAGGCACTCTCCATGTCAAAGGATGAGCGGGAGGAAAGAATCGAAAGCTGGGGCACGAAAACAGGCAGAGCGTGCGCTGAAATGGGCATCTCACTTGATTCGATGCTGAAGGAAGTCCCTGAATACCGTGCTGCAATCGGTGAAATTATTAAAGAGACAGCAATTACATATGATTATCCGATTTCAAAGCTTTATGAGGTCCTCACAGTGCTTGACCGTACAGTGGATGATGTTGTGTATTATTTCTGCCTGCCATTCGTAGAAGTGCAGACAGCATCTTTGCAGGCGTCCCAGGAACAGATGCTGGAGATGTCTGTACCCGTCGTACCCATTGATGCAGGCGTAGCCGTACTGCCGCTGGTTGGAACAATAGATACGCACCGCGCAAAGCTGATCATGGAAGAGTCTCTGACAAAATGTCTGGATTTGAATGTCAGCGAATTCGTCATCGATCTGTCCGGGGTAGCCATGGTGGATACATTCGTCGCCCATAAGCTTTTTCAGGTAATCGATTCATTAAAATTAATTGGTGTGAAACCGAAAATATCCGGGATCTCTCCTGAAATGGCACAGACGATTGTACAGCTTGGACTGAACTTTTCAGATGTGCCTTCTTATGCGACGTTGAAGTCCGCTTTAAAGGAAATCGGATTTGAGCAGAGATTAAGTTAA
- a CDS encoding 3D domain-containing protein — MKKQIVALTAIAALSTGAAASASAADYSVKKGDTLWSISQNNNVTVEQIQKWNNLSSTLIFPEQTLKVSGEEATSNDTYTVVKGDTLYKIATEHGITVGELMSWNGLSSDLIFPGQEFSVSGQAAAPAQAEAAPQSQPAQQEEPAEEEVAQDSGQTQSTEGVEGTGGEAPSSEAAQEMTVTATAYTAYCAGCSGVTATGIDLRSNPDQKVIAVDPNVIPLGSRVWVEGYGEAIAGDTGGAIKGNKIDLFIPSQQDALNYGVQTVDIKILD; from the coding sequence ATGAAAAAGCAAATCGTTGCACTAACAGCAATCGCAGCATTATCAACAGGCGCAGCAGCGTCAGCATCAGCAGCAGATTACTCAGTCAAAAAAGGTGACACTCTTTGGAGCATCTCTCAAAATAATAATGTAACAGTCGAACAGATTCAGAAGTGGAACAATCTATCTTCTACTTTAATTTTCCCGGAACAGACGCTTAAGGTATCTGGTGAAGAAGCTACTTCAAATGACACTTATACAGTAGTGAAAGGCGACACACTTTATAAGATCGCTACTGAACACGGTATTACTGTAGGTGAACTTATGAGCTGGAATGGCCTTTCAAGTGACCTGATTTTCCCTGGACAGGAATTCTCAGTATCTGGACAAGCAGCAGCTCCAGCACAGGCTGAAGCAGCTCCACAATCACAGCCTGCACAGCAGGAAGAGCCAGCTGAAGAAGAGGTAGCTCAGGACTCTGGTCAAACTCAGTCAACTGAAGGTGTAGAAGGTACTGGTGGCGAAGCACCATCATCTGAAGCAGCTCAGGAAATGACAGTAACAGCTACAGCATACACTGCATACTGTGCAGGTTGCTCTGGTGTAACGGCTACAGGAATTGACTTACGTTCAAACCCTGACCAGAAAGTCATCGCAGTAGACCCTAATGTAATTCCACTGGGTTCACGTGTATGGGTTGAAGGTTACGGTGAAGCAATCGCTGGAGATACTGGCGGCGCAATCAAAGGGAATAAGATCGACCTATTTATCCCTTCTCAACAGGATGCTCTTAACTATGGCGTTCAAACAGTAGATATTAAAATCCTAGACTAA
- the serC gene encoding 3-phosphoserine/phosphohydroxythreonine transaminase: MDRVVNFSAGPSAMPLEVLMRAQSELVDTNHAGMSVMEMSHRSKAFEDILENTKHLLKKVMNIPENYKILFLQGGASLQFSMIPLNLLQKDHEAAYIITGSWSQKALKEAKKVGQTTVIATSEETQFRNIPDFSQITQFEKLSYVHITGNNTIEGTRFTELPKTDAPIINDWSSGILSEEINVSDYGVIYAGAQKNLGPSGVTVVIIREDLIGHAPDHLPTMLDYKTHEKSDSLYNTPPTFGIYMIGLMLEWIDSLGGVKEIEKRNREKASLLYETIDQSNLFYSPVKKEDRSLMNIPFKTDSEETDKAFIEFAASKQLVELKGHRSVGGMRASMYNAMPIEHVERLCDAMREFEAKIK; encoded by the coding sequence ATGGATCGAGTCGTTAACTTTTCGGCGGGCCCCTCAGCAATGCCGCTCGAAGTACTGATGCGAGCGCAATCTGAACTCGTCGACACAAATCACGCTGGCATGTCGGTGATGGAGATGAGTCACCGATCGAAAGCCTTCGAAGACATTTTAGAGAACACAAAACACCTTTTGAAAAAAGTCATGAACATCCCTGAAAACTATAAAATTTTATTTTTACAGGGGGGTGCTTCGTTACAATTCAGCATGATCCCGTTAAATTTGTTACAAAAAGATCACGAAGCAGCCTACATTATTACAGGCTCATGGTCCCAAAAAGCGCTGAAAGAGGCTAAAAAGGTCGGACAAACCACTGTCATAGCAACATCCGAAGAGACCCAGTTTAGAAATATTCCGGATTTCTCTCAGATTACACAATTTGAAAAATTATCCTACGTACACATCACAGGTAACAATACAATAGAAGGAACACGGTTTACGGAACTGCCAAAAACAGATGCCCCGATCATCAATGACTGGTCTTCAGGTATTCTGTCAGAAGAAATTAACGTCAGCGACTACGGCGTGATCTATGCAGGCGCACAGAAAAATCTCGGACCATCCGGCGTCACCGTCGTAATCATCCGTGAAGACCTGATCGGGCACGCACCTGATCACCTGCCAACGATGCTTGATTACAAAACGCATGAAAAATCAGATTCACTCTACAACACACCACCGACATTCGGGATTTACATGATCGGTCTCATGCTCGAATGGATCGACTCACTCGGCGGTGTAAAAGAAATCGAAAAACGCAACCGTGAAAAAGCTTCTTTATTATATGAAACAATTGATCAGTCAAACTTATTCTATTCACCTGTTAAAAAGGAAGACCGTTCGCTAATGAACATTCCTTTTAAAACGGACAGTGAGGAAACAGATAAAGCATTTATCGAATTCGCAGCATCCAAGCAGCTTGTTGAATTAAAAGGCCACCGCTCAGTAGGCGGTATGCGTGCGAGTATGTACAATGCGATGCCGATTGAGCATGTGGAGCGGCTGTGCGATGCGATGCGGGAGTTTGAGGCGAAAATAAAATAG
- a CDS encoding phosphoglycerate dehydrogenase, protein MTYQIQTYNKIADAGLKLLDEQYKINESNEPDAILLRSHKLHNQPIPNSVQAIARAGAGTNNIPIEQCSEQGVVVFNTPGANANAVKELVISCLIASSRNLFRAVQWTHSLKGETEIPEKVEANKKAFIGHEVAGKKLGVIGLGNIGSVVANDALALDMEVMAYDPFVSVDVAWTISRSVKRVHQLEELLAQCDFITIHVPLSPKTTGIIDEKAFKAMKKGIHFINFARGELVDHAALKKALEDGTVGKYITDFPSDDIFGMDNVVATPHLGASTTESEENCAVMAARQLKNYLETGNIKNAVNLPNVSLPLTSPGRLTIMHRNIPNMLGQFSQLLAERNFNIADMLNRSRGEFAYTLIDIDNKLNDEEAADIMNRFQKIEGVIRARHIANGWH, encoded by the coding sequence TTGACATACCAGATTCAAACCTACAACAAAATTGCCGATGCAGGATTAAAATTGTTAGACGAACAGTACAAGATCAACGAAAGCAATGAACCGGATGCGATTTTACTCAGAAGCCACAAGCTTCACAACCAGCCAATCCCTAACTCAGTTCAGGCCATTGCCAGAGCCGGTGCCGGAACCAACAACATTCCAATTGAACAGTGCTCCGAACAGGGTGTTGTTGTATTTAACACACCAGGCGCCAACGCAAACGCAGTAAAAGAGCTCGTCATCTCATGCCTGATCGCAAGCTCACGTAACCTGTTCCGCGCCGTTCAGTGGACACATTCTCTAAAAGGGGAAACTGAAATCCCTGAAAAAGTGGAAGCAAACAAAAAAGCGTTTATCGGTCATGAAGTAGCCGGCAAAAAGCTCGGTGTCATCGGACTGGGGAACATTGGGTCAGTCGTAGCCAATGACGCACTCGCACTTGATATGGAAGTCATGGCCTACGATCCATTCGTATCAGTAGACGTAGCCTGGACCATTTCACGCAGCGTCAAGCGCGTTCACCAGCTTGAAGAATTGCTGGCGCAATGTGATTTTATTACCATTCACGTCCCGCTCAGCCCGAAAACAACCGGCATCATTGATGAAAAAGCATTTAAAGCCATGAAAAAAGGGATTCATTTCATCAACTTTGCACGTGGAGAACTCGTGGATCACGCAGCATTGAAAAAAGCACTTGAAGACGGCACAGTCGGCAAATACATCACCGACTTCCCAAGCGATGACATCTTCGGTATGGATAACGTAGTCGCAACACCACACCTCGGTGCATCTACAACCGAATCTGAAGAAAACTGTGCAGTGATGGCAGCAAGGCAGCTGAAAAATTACCTTGAAACAGGGAATATCAAAAATGCGGTGAACCTGCCAAACGTCAGCCTGCCACTTACATCACCGGGCCGCCTGACGATCATGCACAGAAACATCCCGAACATGCTCGGACAATTCTCCCAGCTGCTCGCAGAACGCAACTTCAACATCGCAGACATGCTCAACCGCAGCCGTGGAGAATTTGCTTATACACTCATCGACATCGACAACAAACTGAACGATGAAGAAGCAGCAGACATCATGAACAGATTCCAGAAAATCGAAGGTGTGATCCGGGCAAGACACATTGCGAACGGATGGCACTAA
- a CDS encoding IDEAL domain-containing protein translates to MMLTVKMMKPFYTLQEGHELKLVFAYQYFSVMKGEEIYHFIPVESNEIRINLKTKQVENLTDIFVFQRGTRIFRIPLFQLLQVSDLIEHLRSISQFYVDQIQADEEEQAMNDEIMNLEMQNLYRLIDKALLEGDRDLFMQLTNQLKTEEAAQ, encoded by the coding sequence ATGATGCTGACCGTCAAGATGATGAAGCCGTTCTACACACTCCAGGAAGGCCATGAGCTTAAGCTGGTATTTGCCTACCAATATTTTTCGGTCATGAAAGGCGAAGAAATTTATCATTTTATTCCGGTGGAGTCTAACGAAATCAGGATTAACCTGAAGACAAAACAGGTAGAAAATTTAACAGATATATTCGTATTTCAACGCGGAACAAGAATTTTCAGAATACCCTTGTTTCAATTATTGCAGGTGTCTGATCTCATTGAACATCTCAGATCGATTTCACAATTTTATGTGGATCAAATACAAGCGGATGAGGAGGAGCAGGCGATGAATGATGAAATTATGAACCTTGAGATGCAAAACCTTTACCGTTTAATCGATAAAGCACTGTTGGAAGGAGACCGTGACCTGTTTATGCAGCTTACTAATCAGCTGAAAACAGAGGAGGCGGCCCAGTAA
- a CDS encoding helix-turn-helix transcriptional regulator: MLQTNTVLIEIEVLFMNIGSIIKYYRTKKGLTQTDLAEGICSISHLSKIETNMYTANEETVNLLLSKLGLKLQDITGDLREIRDTLEAFMHAICMHDRESIEQLYQELLEKEDYILTSEYVNLYHLYKLRYCLFHWDHQGVQESLKMIQKIKNTFDPVEKNILLFFRGFYHSMNEKYEEGLKAVHEFLNNPLPIGGMWVAEASYILSHLYTSINDNEAALTFSKKAYDVYVAESNFTRQVHSQMILGISYMRLSLYSEALTVYKSLLRNTRMFFKATLYPGVLINYARCLYLVKDYTKAKKAADEAIELSEPFSYAYGTSLLIWLESKVKLNDIDKSWHSRMRLLKETDAIIGNKYFYHHSNFLEKYEFSQPAGIKYAVKYLYPHLLKLQSFSDALEVLEMIIDYYESIGDVEKVNHYYSQWRKLISKERRSNE, translated from the coding sequence ATGTTACAAACCAACACAGTTTTGATAGAAATAGAGGTGTTATTCATGAACATTGGATCAATTATTAAATACTATCGTACTAAAAAGGGTCTGACTCAGACTGACCTGGCGGAAGGCATCTGTTCCATTTCACACCTGAGTAAAATTGAGACGAATATGTATACGGCGAATGAGGAAACTGTGAACCTGCTGCTTTCAAAGCTGGGGTTGAAGCTTCAGGATATTACCGGGGATTTGAGGGAGATTCGGGATACGCTAGAAGCATTTATGCATGCGATTTGCATGCATGATCGTGAGTCAATTGAACAATTATACCAAGAGCTTCTTGAAAAAGAAGATTATATTTTAACCAGCGAGTATGTGAATTTATATCATTTATATAAGTTAAGATACTGTCTGTTTCATTGGGATCATCAAGGTGTGCAGGAATCTTTAAAAATGATTCAGAAGATAAAAAACACGTTTGACCCTGTTGAGAAGAATATTTTACTGTTTTTTAGAGGTTTTTATCATTCAATGAATGAAAAGTATGAAGAGGGGTTAAAAGCAGTTCATGAGTTCTTAAATAACCCCCTTCCAATCGGTGGTATGTGGGTAGCTGAAGCAAGTTATATATTGTCTCACTTATATACTTCAATTAATGATAACGAAGCTGCTCTAACTTTCAGTAAAAAAGCATATGATGTATATGTGGCTGAATCTAATTTCACACGTCAGGTTCATTCCCAAATGATCCTCGGAATTAGCTATATGAGGTTGAGCCTTTACTCAGAGGCTTTAACAGTCTACAAATCGCTTCTAAGAAATACGAGAATGTTCTTTAAAGCAACACTTTATCCAGGCGTTTTAATTAATTATGCCCGCTGCCTGTATTTAGTAAAAGATTATACGAAGGCAAAGAAAGCAGCTGATGAAGCGATTGAACTGTCAGAACCATTTTCCTATGCTTACGGCACCTCTTTATTAATATGGCTTGAAAGTAAAGTGAAATTAAACGACATTGACAAAAGTTGGCATTCGCGAATGAGACTGTTAAAAGAAACTGATGCAATAATTGGAAACAAATACTTTTATCACCATTCAAATTTTCTTGAAAAGTATGAATTTTCCCAACCAGCGGGCATAAAATATGCGGTAAAATACTTATATCCCCACCTGCTTAAGTTACAAAGCTTTAGCGATGCACTGGAAGTACTGGAAATGATTATCGACTATTATGAGTCAATAGGCGATGTTGAGAAGGTTAATCATTACTACAGTCAATGGAGAAAATTGATTTCAAAGGAGAGAAGATCAAATGAATAA
- a CDS encoding LysM peptidoglycan-binding domain-containing protein: MPHLKKWIYSVSATAAVASFFGLHAEEASANTHTVNAGDSLWKIANKYNVSVSHIKQLNNITSEIIHPNQVLKVSASSESAEQGQSQAPSQGSSQGSGSTYTVKSGDTLSKIALSTGTPLSELKSLNSIQGHLIYPGQVLKTKGGATQGSSNNVSQPSTGSGSTATNGTYTVKAGDTLSHIASNHGMSLAKLMEINKISGHLIFVGQKLSVSGTVSGGSGNSGSSGSVNTGGGSSDQSSSSSTYTVRGGDTLGKIAIMYKMSLSQLKSINGLSSDLIRVGQVLKVSGDGSSSGGGSSTGGSSGPVQTVTPPSGTSASVSTLLSVAQSMMGVPYVWGGSSPSGFDCSGFINYVYNQAGYGISRTNAEGQHARSHYVSTPQLGDLVFFENTYKAGISHVGIYIGNNQFIHANDGGVQITSLNNSYWKSKFESFKRFYK; the protein is encoded by the coding sequence GTGCCTCATTTGAAAAAATGGATTTATTCAGTTTCAGCCACTGCAGCAGTTGCATCTTTTTTCGGTCTTCACGCTGAGGAAGCTTCAGCAAACACTCATACGGTAAATGCTGGCGATTCTCTATGGAAGATTGCAAATAAGTATAACGTATCAGTCAGTCATATCAAACAACTGAATAATATTACTTCAGAGATCATCCACCCGAACCAGGTTCTGAAGGTAAGCGCTTCATCAGAAAGTGCCGAACAGGGCCAGTCACAGGCACCTTCTCAAGGCAGCAGTCAGGGCAGCGGCTCTACATATACAGTTAAATCCGGTGACACGCTTTCAAAGATTGCACTCAGCACAGGAACACCATTATCTGAATTAAAATCTTTGAACAGCATTCAGGGTCACCTCATTTATCCGGGGCAGGTTCTGAAAACGAAAGGTGGCGCAACACAGGGTTCTTCAAACAATGTGTCACAGCCATCAACAGGTTCAGGAAGCACTGCTACAAACGGAACATATACAGTAAAAGCAGGCGATACACTATCTCACATTGCATCAAATCATGGGATGAGCCTCGCAAAATTAATGGAAATTAACAAAATCTCCGGTCACCTGATCTTTGTTGGTCAAAAGCTTAGCGTTTCAGGAACTGTAAGTGGTGGAAGCGGAAATTCAGGTTCATCAGGCAGTGTCAATACAGGCGGCGGTTCATCTGACCAAAGCAGTTCATCGTCTACTTATACAGTAAGAGGCGGGGACACACTCGGTAAGATCGCGATCATGTACAAAATGTCTCTATCTCAGTTAAAAAGCATTAATGGACTCAGTTCTGACCTGATCAGAGTCGGACAGGTACTAAAGGTAAGCGGTGATGGAAGCTCTTCAGGCGGAGGCAGCTCGACAGGCGGCTCATCAGGCCCTGTTCAGACAGTCACACCACCATCCGGTACCAGTGCAAGTGTCTCAACACTACTGTCAGTCGCACAATCAATGATGGGCGTACCATACGTGTGGGGCGGATCTTCACCATCCGGCTTCGACTGCAGCGGATTCATTAACTATGTGTATAATCAGGCAGGCTATGGCATTTCGCGTACAAACGCAGAAGGGCAGCACGCACGCTCTCATTACGTAAGCACACCTCAACTGGGAGACCTGGTATTCTTCGAAAATACATACAAAGCGGGCATCTCGCACGTAGGTATTTACATCGGCAACAACCAGTTCATCCACGCAAACGACGGTGGCGTACAGATTACGAGTCTTAATAACTCTTACTGGAAATCAAAGTTCGAAAGCTTCAAGCGATTTTATAAGTAA
- a CDS encoding N-acetylmuramoyl-L-alanine amidase: MKKVSLLVIMFLLMMQAFPLQTFAEQDNESDGSGEVIELALVHQNNEDSTPPLYENNTSEANEIEYEFNGAFWVKVLEKGQDQTLITFPVTRTSPENAEWKTGWISNEFLLSEDETALQTAEENSNPLINKDTLISLEANKADFIEFLKLYEEQLQEEAETEIIAEDTEQAEESLTSDPSIHNEEAPGAEETAAEDVETAVEVLDPAVDETEVEEQDPAVDEAEVENNDQDTETDKETMIEKESTEEDKVLDEENAEVSAQSSMMSMSAVTSIKEEPVIKGTALKNKTHVYVATERGEILKSYSEGSTLQFKSHSDNWYKATVYLSGQAHTGYIHADDVLLEGEEENQTSRTVATEHPVIKGIALKSPTNVYAATDRGTVLKSYSEGSTLQFRYYSDSWYSANVYIGGEAHAGFIHADDIDLLSDTSESLRGYGLKDPTNVYSGTDQNGSVLKSYPAGSSLQYRSYSGNWYAATVYVGGKARTGYIHANDVGDKPPLISGIALKSPTAVYSERSTSSSALKTYSKGSILKYRYYNANWYEATVYVNGSAHTGYIHSNDVERYTQSPVPLTGVGVMSPTNVYSEASTGSGVLKSYAAGQVLQYETFTSDWYRATVYVNGGPTTGYIHADHVENAIAKQKRIVGAAYKSSTNVYASASKSSGVLKSYSYGSRLIYRTFTGSWFQATVYVDGRATTGYVHKDDVRSFEGRTIVLDAGHGGKDSGAIAGGMLEKELVLDISLRSQRILENAGANVIMTRTTDRFLELHERAAIANNSGGELFLSVHANAFNGLARGTETFWYSRYEAANSQRLALNVQDAVIDKIGTSYRRVAEGNYHVVRETKIPSALLEVGFMDNPDDAVKLRSSYYRQLTAEGVFEGLLQYFSLD; encoded by the coding sequence ATGAAGAAAGTAAGTCTACTCGTTATCATGTTTCTGTTGATGATGCAGGCATTTCCACTGCAGACATTTGCAGAACAGGATAATGAGTCGGATGGATCCGGAGAGGTCATTGAACTGGCTCTGGTTCATCAGAACAACGAAGATTCGACACCGCCGCTCTATGAAAATAACACCTCTGAAGCAAATGAAATTGAATATGAATTCAATGGTGCTTTTTGGGTAAAAGTGCTGGAAAAAGGTCAGGATCAAACGCTGATTACATTTCCCGTGACTCGTACATCACCAGAAAATGCCGAATGGAAAACCGGGTGGATCTCAAATGAGTTTCTGCTTTCAGAGGACGAAACAGCCCTTCAGACAGCTGAAGAAAACTCAAACCCGTTAATTAACAAAGATACCCTCATTTCACTGGAAGCAAACAAAGCTGATTTTATTGAATTTCTGAAGCTGTACGAAGAACAACTACAGGAAGAAGCAGAGACTGAAATTATTGCAGAGGACACTGAACAGGCCGAAGAAAGCCTTACATCAGATCCTTCTATACATAATGAAGAAGCTCCTGGAGCTGAAGAAACAGCCGCAGAAGACGTTGAGACCGCAGTCGAAGTACTGGATCCAGCGGTTGATGAGACTGAAGTTGAAGAACAGGATCCGGCAGTCGATGAGGCTGAAGTTGAAAATAACGACCAGGATACTGAAACTGACAAAGAAACAATGATTGAAAAAGAAAGCACAGAAGAAGATAAAGTACTTGATGAAGAAAATGCAGAAGTCTCTGCACAATCTTCAATGATGAGCATGAGCGCAGTAACTTCTATTAAAGAAGAGCCCGTGATCAAAGGGACTGCACTCAAAAATAAAACACACGTATATGTTGCAACTGAAAGAGGCGAGATTCTCAAATCTTACAGTGAAGGATCTACTTTGCAATTTAAATCCCATTCTGATAATTGGTATAAAGCAACCGTCTATTTAAGCGGGCAGGCACATACTGGCTATATCCATGCGGATGACGTCCTGTTAGAAGGCGAAGAAGAGAATCAGACTTCCCGTACAGTGGCGACTGAACACCCCGTTATCAAGGGAATCGCATTAAAATCACCGACAAATGTCTATGCTGCAACTGATAGAGGCACAGTCTTAAAGTCTTATAGTGAAGGATCAACCCTTCAATTCAGATATTACTCTGACAGCTGGTACAGTGCAAATGTCTATATCGGCGGCGAAGCACATGCCGGTTTTATCCATGCAGATGATATTGACCTGCTATCAGATACATCTGAAAGCCTGAGAGGTTATGGCTTAAAGGATCCGACCAACGTTTACTCGGGCACGGATCAGAATGGATCAGTTTTAAAATCATACCCTGCCGGCAGCTCCCTGCAGTACCGCTCATACTCTGGTAACTGGTACGCTGCAACTGTTTATGTAGGCGGCAAAGCCCGGACAGGCTATATCCATGCAAATGATGTCGGCGACAAGCCACCTCTGATCAGCGGTATTGCACTAAAAAGTCCAACCGCTGTCTACTCGGAAAGAAGCACATCATCCAGTGCACTAAAAACCTATTCTAAAGGTTCTATTTTAAAATATCGTTATTACAATGCTAACTGGTATGAGGCTACCGTCTATGTCAACGGCTCAGCCCATACAGGCTACATTCACAGCAACGACGTTGAACGCTATACCCAGTCACCCGTTCCACTGACCGGAGTCGGCGTCATGTCACCAACAAACGTCTATTCAGAGGCTTCAACTGGCTCAGGCGTCTTAAAAAGCTATGCTGCCGGTCAGGTACTGCAATACGAAACATTCACTTCAGACTGGTACCGTGCAACTGTCTATGTAAATGGTGGACCGACAACTGGTTACATTCATGCAGACCACGTAGAAAACGCAATTGCCAAACAAAAAAGAATCGTAGGCGCAGCATACAAATCATCAACAAACGTATACGCAAGCGCCTCTAAAAGCAGCGGCGTGCTTAAATCATACAGCTACGGCTCACGCTTAATCTATCGCACATTCACAGGCAGTTGGTTCCAGGCAACTGTCTATGTAGACGGCCGTGCAACAACAGGCTATGTCCATAAAGACGATGTCAGAAGCTTTGAAGGCAGAACTATCGTACTAGATGCCGGTCATGGCGGTAAAGATTCAGGCGCAATCGCAGGCGGCATGCTCGAAAAAGAGCTCGTACTCGATATCTCACTGCGCTCACAGAGAATCCTTGAAAACGCTGGTGCCAATGTTATCATGACACGCACAACAGACCGCTTCCTTGAACTACACGAAAGAGCAGCAATCGCCAACAACTCAGGCGGAGAATTATTCCTCAGCGTCCATGCGAACGCATTCAATGGATTAGCACGAGGAACCGAAACATTCTGGTACAGCCGCTACGAAGCAGCGAACAGCCAAAGACTCGCCCTTAACGTCCAGGACGCAGTCATCGACAAAATCGGCACAAGCTACCGCCGCGTCGCAGAAGGCAACTACCACGTCGTCCGCGAAACAAAAATCCCAAGTGCCCTACTCGAAGTAGGATTCATGGACAACCCGGACGACGCAGTCAAACTCAGAAGCAGCTACTACCGACAACTGACAGCAGAAGGTGTTTTTGAAGGGCTATTGCAGTATTTTAGTTTGGATTGA